TCTAGTTATTTGTGAAAGCTCTTTGAGTGTATTTATTACTTTACTTTTTGATAAATTTCATCCAACATTCCTTTTTGGTCTAAAGCAATGCTTGCATTTTTACAATTTTTGACCTTAACGCTGTTGTAACCCTCATCTCTATAATGGTTATTTTTTACACAATCAGCATATATCTTAATTGTTTCATCAATGTGCTCTTTGTAATATTTAGCAGTTTTTGGCT
Above is a window of Campylobacter concisus DNA encoding:
- a CDS encoding EexN family lipoprotein codes for the protein MKRSILVAALSALLIGVLSGCGGEAVKKVEEPKTAKYYKEHIDETIKIYADCVKNNHYRDEGYNSVKVKNCKNASIALDQKGMLDEIYQKVK